A single Calidithermus timidus DSM 17022 DNA region contains:
- a CDS encoding outer membrane lipoprotein carrier protein LolA, with protein sequence MNTLNAQRQTPKAIRTLLGVLFVALSWVGAQSPAEITKQVQANLEKSPWEATVSGKAQMPDGSSQDIEFRLQVLPGKEQLARVEFKKPGSLEGNFVVISDKEVWNYLFLTNQLIIQPRAKANIQGLGVNLSSLGDFEQIGEQVSLKLLGEEKTPEGAAWKLSGVPKDKTQSYASMEIVVLKADPRPLSLVLKDSGGKTLAELSFKDFKRVSLSAKQLKKYPADAEVVRK encoded by the coding sequence GTGAACACGCTTAATGCCCAACGCCAAACGCCCAAAGCCATACGCACCCTCCTCGGGGTGCTGTTCGTGGCCCTGAGCTGGGTGGGAGCCCAAAGCCCCGCCGAGATCACCAAGCAGGTCCAGGCCAACCTGGAGAAATCGCCCTGGGAGGCCACCGTCAGCGGCAAGGCCCAGATGCCCGACGGCTCGAGCCAGGACATCGAGTTCCGCCTGCAGGTGCTGCCCGGCAAGGAGCAGCTCGCCCGCGTGGAGTTCAAGAAGCCGGGCTCGCTGGAGGGTAACTTCGTGGTGATCTCCGACAAGGAGGTGTGGAACTACCTCTTCCTCACCAACCAGCTCATCATCCAACCGCGCGCCAAGGCCAACATCCAGGGCCTAGGCGTGAACCTGAGCAGCCTAGGCGACTTCGAGCAGATCGGCGAGCAGGTCAGCCTGAAGCTGCTGGGCGAGGAGAAAACCCCCGAGGGCGCCGCCTGGAAGCTCTCGGGGGTGCCCAAGGACAAGACGCAGAGCTACGCCAGCATGGAGATCGTGGTGCTCAAAGCCGACCCCCGCCCCCTCTCGCTCGTCCTCAAGGACTCCGGCGGCAAAACCCTGGCCGAACTCAGCTTCAAGGACTTCAAGCGGGTGAGCCTCAGCGCCAAGCAGCTCAAGAAATACCCCGCCGACGCAGAAGTGGTGCGCAAGTAA
- a CDS encoding TonB-dependent receptor — MAVVAHVLATSQAQSLTVGLFASPGYISPTLEGSLELGGFSLSARLKRDSLGLGVEDDLEFGPAGRFVFGARGDLGFGLQPLGWGAEAYLRGSLAQVGLEARVGYASAPRAALWAGERNFGGFAGNLGASYRLDPNHTLRASLAYAGDVPGAIFQASTLGLEGAWALREGGATYLAGLGYRVGAYALLGWRGELGEEGTLLDATLRLGWVSRLELGLFQEELRLRLMSTIPLGGVPFEAAASLEGQNLRGEVSYDNGNQRWTVWLRYTFSFD; from the coding sequence GTGGCGGTGGTTGCCCACGTGCTGGCTACCAGCCAGGCCCAGAGTCTGACGGTAGGCCTGTTCGCCTCGCCGGGGTACATCAGTCCGACGCTCGAGGGCAGCCTCGAGCTCGGGGGCTTCAGCCTGAGCGCGCGGCTCAAGCGCGACAGCCTGGGGCTGGGGGTGGAGGACGACCTCGAGTTTGGCCCCGCCGGGCGCTTCGTGTTCGGGGCGCGGGGCGACCTAGGCTTCGGCCTGCAGCCGCTGGGCTGGGGTGCGGAAGCCTATCTGCGCGGCAGCCTCGCCCAGGTCGGGCTGGAGGCTCGGGTGGGCTACGCCTCGGCCCCCCGTGCGGCACTGTGGGCGGGGGAACGCAACTTCGGCGGCTTCGCGGGCAACCTGGGCGCTAGCTACCGGCTCGACCCCAACCACACCCTGCGGGCCTCGCTGGCCTACGCCGGTGACGTGCCCGGGGCGATCTTCCAGGCTTCGACGCTGGGCCTGGAGGGAGCCTGGGCGCTGCGGGAGGGTGGGGCGACCTACCTGGCGGGGCTGGGCTACCGGGTAGGGGCCTACGCCCTGCTGGGTTGGCGCGGCGAGCTGGGCGAAGAGGGCACCCTGCTCGATGCTACGCTGCGGCTGGGCTGGGTCAGTCGCCTCGAGCTCGGCCTCTTCCAGGAGGAGCTGCGCCTTCGCCTGATGAGCACCATCCCGCTGGGCGGAGTGCCCTTCGAGGCCGCCGCCAGCCTGGAGGGCCAGAACCTGCGCGGAGAGGTGAGCTATGACAACGGCAACCAGCGCTGGACGGTCTGGCTGCGTTATACCTTTAGCTTCGACTGA
- a CDS encoding ABC transporter permease: MSRMLAVAHKEITQIRRDHVLPRLIVGLPVMMMLLFGYAINFTLSDIRLAVYDASSDRISQALVQELVKEGKFRLTYSAPTPQDVPRAIDENLARVGLVIPEGALQTVRQDKSLAVEVYVDGSDPNFAFQAQAALRKALGELNSRLLAGKALAGQAVTPPLTPSLHTLYNPDNKTAWFMIPGIIGLILTQFSVLLTALSIVREGESRMMESLIATPIKPYEVVLGKVLPYLGIAFFVAILVLALGHWVFGVPLRGNVGWLLLLMLLFLFGSLGVGVLISTLARTQVQAVFGTFAYAFPTIFLSGFVFPIEGMPALFQAISYLIPARYLIEGLRGVMLRGVDWEFLWLDFLALTIFSGLVLRLASSRFRKQLAV, translated from the coding sequence ATGAGCCGGATGCTGGCCGTAGCCCACAAGGAGATCACCCAGATCCGCCGCGACCACGTGCTGCCCCGGCTGATCGTGGGCTTGCCGGTGATGATGATGCTGTTGTTCGGCTACGCCATCAACTTCACGCTCTCGGACATCCGCCTGGCCGTCTACGACGCCTCGAGCGACCGCATCAGCCAGGCGCTGGTGCAGGAGCTGGTCAAGGAGGGCAAGTTCCGGCTGACCTATAGCGCACCGACGCCGCAAGACGTGCCCAGGGCCATCGACGAGAACTTGGCGCGGGTGGGGCTGGTGATCCCCGAAGGGGCCCTGCAAACCGTGCGGCAGGATAAGAGCCTGGCGGTCGAGGTCTACGTCGATGGCTCCGACCCCAACTTCGCCTTTCAGGCCCAGGCCGCTTTGCGCAAGGCCCTGGGCGAGCTCAACAGCCGCCTGCTGGCAGGTAAGGCCCTGGCCGGGCAGGCCGTCACCCCGCCCCTCACCCCCTCGCTGCACACCCTCTACAACCCCGACAACAAAACGGCCTGGTTCATGATCCCCGGTATCATCGGCCTGATCCTCACGCAGTTCAGCGTGCTCCTCACGGCGCTTTCCATCGTACGCGAGGGCGAGAGCCGCATGATGGAGAGCCTCATCGCCACACCCATCAAGCCCTACGAGGTGGTGTTGGGCAAGGTGCTGCCCTACCTGGGGATCGCCTTCTTCGTAGCCATCTTGGTGCTGGCGCTGGGTCACTGGGTCTTCGGGGTGCCGCTGCGGGGCAACGTGGGCTGGCTGCTGCTGTTGATGCTGCTATTCCTCTTCGGCTCGCTGGGGGTGGGGGTGCTGATCTCGACGCTGGCCCGCACCCAGGTGCAGGCGGTGTTCGGCACCTTCGCCTACGCCTTCCCCACCATCTTCCTCTCGGGCTTCGTCTTCCCCATCGAGGGGATGCCTGCGCTGTTCCAGGCCATCTCCTACCTCATCCCCGCCCGCTACCTCATCGAGGGATTGCGCGGGGTGATGCTGCGGGGGGTGGACTGGGAGTTCTTGTGGCTGGACTTCCTCGCCCTGACCATCTTCAGCGGCCTGGTGCTGCGGCTGGCCTCGAGCCGCTTCCGCAAGCAGCTCGCGGTGTAG
- a CDS encoding ABC transporter ATP-binding protein produces the protein MVSVEGVSRRFGSLVALEGVSLQVRPGEVFGLLGPNGAGKTTLIRILSGVLAPSEGSASVAGIDVGRRPDEVKAAIGYATQEASVYRDLTVRENLEFRAKLYLAPKAVRPAVERTLQRFSLQGFADTLAGALSGGWRQRLALAQAVVHGPKVLFLDEPTTGLDPVSRRSIWDLIHEEAREGASVLVTTHYMDEAERCTRLALLYGGRTLATGTPSELKALAQSQARFAFAHTQESPEALRSQPGVLDAWPSGDGMRLILEPGARPPLELSPTTPSLEDVFVVLTRRSQSLPRAGGAV, from the coding sequence ATGGTTAGCGTAGAGGGTGTTTCCAGACGCTTTGGCAGCCTGGTAGCCCTGGAGGGCGTGAGCCTGCAAGTACGTCCCGGCGAGGTCTTTGGCCTGCTGGGCCCCAACGGGGCAGGCAAGACCACGCTCATCCGCATCTTGAGCGGGGTGCTCGCGCCCAGCGAGGGCAGCGCGAGCGTGGCCGGGATCGACGTGGGTCGACGCCCCGACGAGGTCAAGGCGGCCATCGGCTATGCCACCCAGGAGGCTTCGGTGTACCGCGACCTCACGGTGCGGGAGAACCTCGAGTTCCGCGCCAAGCTCTACCTGGCGCCCAAGGCCGTACGACCCGCAGTAGAGCGCACCTTGCAGCGCTTCAGCCTGCAGGGCTTCGCCGATACGCTGGCCGGGGCGCTCTCGGGGGGTTGGCGGCAGCGGCTGGCCCTGGCCCAGGCGGTGGTTCACGGTCCCAAGGTACTGTTTCTCGACGAGCCCACCACCGGCTTGGACCCGGTCTCGCGTCGCAGCATCTGGGACTTGATCCACGAGGAGGCCAGGGAGGGGGCGAGCGTGCTGGTGACGACGCATTACATGGACGAGGCCGAGCGCTGCACCCGGCTGGCCCTGCTCTACGGCGGGCGCACCCTGGCGACGGGCACCCCCAGCGAACTCAAGGCCCTGGCCCAATCTCAGGCCCGCTTCGCCTTCGCCCACACCCAAGAGAGCCCCGAGGCCCTGCGCTCCCAGCCGGGGGTGCTCGACGCCTGGCCCAGCGGCGACGGAATGCGGCTGATCCTCGAGCCCGGCGCCCGCCCCCCCCTCGAGCTCTCCCCCACCACGCCCAGCCTCGAGGACGTCTTCGTGGTGCTCACGCGGCGGAGCCAGTCCCTTCCGCGGGCAGGAGGCGCCGTATGA
- a CDS encoding TetR/AcrR family transcriptional regulator, translated as MYLLTNLDEPDPTRAALLRSGLELLAEKGYKGATTREIAQRAGVSEVTLFRHYKNKQTLLSEAINRISPPVNQALFVPKGDLEADLLALLEAISSLIEANKGFVVRLLPELMRHPELHAEGPASGFAHTFAAVGGFFGRCQQMGLLRLDESPQQMVIAFVGPLVARVLLSGVWGLELPFDLKAHVRSFLEGRKNG; from the coding sequence ATGTACTTACTTACTAACCTGGACGAGCCCGATCCCACTCGAGCTGCCCTGCTGCGCTCGGGCCTCGAGCTGCTGGCGGAGAAGGGCTACAAAGGGGCCACCACCCGCGAGATCGCCCAGCGTGCTGGGGTTTCCGAGGTCACGCTCTTCCGTCACTACAAGAACAAACAGACCCTCCTCAGCGAAGCCATCAACCGCATTTCCCCGCCGGTGAACCAAGCGCTCTTCGTGCCCAAAGGGGACCTCGAGGCCGACCTGCTGGCCCTGCTCGAGGCCATTAGCAGCCTCATCGAGGCCAACAAGGGCTTCGTGGTGCGCTTGCTGCCCGAGCTCATGCGCCACCCCGAGCTTCACGCTGAGGGACCAGCCAGCGGGTTCGCCCACACCTTTGCCGCGGTGGGAGGCTTCTTTGGGCGCTGCCAGCAGATGGGGCTGCTGCGCTTGGATGAGTCACCCCAGCAGATGGTGATCGCCTTCGTGGGGCCGCTGGTGGCCCGCGTGCTGCTCTCGGGGGTTTGGGGGCTGGAGCTGCCCTTCGACCTCAAAGCCCACGTGCGGAGCTTTCTGGAAGGGAGGAAGAATGGTTAG
- a CDS encoding twin-arginine translocase TatA/TatE family subunit yields MNLGFPELSIILLVALLLFGPRKLPELARGLGEAIREFKKGASAIREDLEETPEKQRPT; encoded by the coding sequence ATGAACCTCGGTTTTCCCGAACTCAGCATCATCCTGCTGGTGGCACTGCTCCTCTTTGGTCCGCGCAAGCTGCCCGAGCTGGCCCGCGGCCTGGGGGAGGCCATCCGGGAGTTCAAAAAGGGGGCCAGCGCCATCCGCGAAGACCTCGAGGAAACCCCAGAAAAGCAGCGCCCCACATAG
- a CDS encoding ComEA family DNA-binding protein: MYLKKSLGLALAALAVVGGSFMAFAASGSTAATSKTTTATKIVPVHINTATLAQLETLPGVGPKLAQEIIKHRPYKNAQQLQSKVKGIGPTLWKKIAPYVLFN, translated from the coding sequence ATGTACCTGAAGAAGTCCTTGGGTCTGGCTCTGGCCGCGCTGGCGGTGGTGGGGGGCTCGTTCATGGCCTTCGCCGCCTCGGGGAGCACAGCCGCAACCAGCAAGACCACCACGGCCACGAAGATCGTTCCCGTGCACATCAACACCGCCACCCTGGCCCAGCTCGAGACCCTCCCCGGCGTCGGTCCTAAGCTGGCCCAGGAGATCATCAAGCACCGGCCCTACAAGAACGCCCAACAGCTTCAGAGTAAGGTCAAGGGCATCGGCCCCACGCTCTGGAAGAAGATAGCTCCTTACGTGCTGTTCAACTGA
- a CDS encoding PIG-L deacetylase family protein, with protein MMNLVRWRFRRRYVLLTILLVAFVVINAPWIFAWGYGLYYRLSVGRLPQLTLAGERLLVLSPHPDDESLCCAGAIQRVLRGGGEVWVLWFTNGDGFEWDAGLLAHTLRPQGPASLELGQRRMEEARQAARRLGVAEGHLFFLGYPDRGLEALLRHPGDLPYRSRLTGVSYVPYPGTLSPGAPYTGESLRRDLRRVLEQVRPTLVLAPSPKDAHPDHRAVGLLAQQEVPADRLRFWIVHGGLEWPLPKGLHPALPLEPAPRGKGLPWQRLLLSAQERRVKLEALRAHATQMRLLARFLLAFVRENELFSARGE; from the coding sequence ATGATGAACCTCGTGCGTTGGCGCTTCAGGAGACGCTATGTATTGCTCACAATCCTGCTCGTGGCCTTCGTGGTGATCAACGCCCCCTGGATCTTCGCCTGGGGTTACGGTCTTTATTATCGCCTCAGCGTAGGTCGTCTGCCCCAGCTCACCCTGGCGGGCGAGCGGTTGTTGGTGCTTTCGCCTCATCCCGACGACGAGAGCCTGTGCTGTGCGGGGGCCATCCAGCGGGTGCTGCGCGGCGGAGGCGAGGTCTGGGTGCTGTGGTTCACCAACGGCGACGGCTTCGAGTGGGACGCCGGTCTGCTCGCGCACACCCTCAGGCCGCAGGGCCCGGCCTCGCTCGAGCTGGGCCAGCGCCGCATGGAGGAGGCCCGCCAGGCGGCGCGCCGGTTGGGGGTGGCCGAAGGCCACCTCTTCTTCCTGGGCTACCCCGACCGGGGTCTCGAGGCCCTGCTCCGGCATCCGGGGGACCTGCCCTACCGCTCGCGCCTGACCGGGGTGAGCTACGTGCCCTACCCTGGCACGCTCTCGCCCGGAGCACCCTACACGGGCGAGTCGCTGCGACGAGACCTCCGGCGGGTGCTCGAGCAGGTGCGGCCCACGCTGGTGCTGGCCCCTTCCCCGAAGGATGCCCACCCCGATCACCGCGCCGTCGGGCTGCTGGCCCAGCAGGAAGTGCCCGCCGATCGTCTGCGCTTTTGGATCGTGCATGGTGGGCTGGAGTGGCCCCTGCCCAAGGGTCTGCACCCCGCTTTGCCCCTCGAGCCCGCCCCGCGGGGCAAGGGCCTGCCCTGGCAGCGCCTGCTCCTGAGCGCCCAGGAGCGCAGGGTCAAGCTCGAGGCCCTGCGGGCCCACGCTACCCAGATGAGGTTGCTCGCGCGCTTCCTGCTGGCCTTCGTGCGCGAGAACGAGCTGTTCAGCGCTCGAGGGGAGTAG
- a CDS encoding sensor histidine kinase, which translates to MSLRLRLALIAFSLTLLGLGLGLFSTYQVLEHSSLAELDQELRFQAGVVLRAALESQNIPDEIADELTQSNRPNSAQVYRGSQKIWEGGTFSSELPFDAHMLGRQGPSELGGLRVYTLSRGDLSVQVSAPLGLLRETLGRFVEIAVPIALLLSLLSAGLAYVAAALAVRPLERLAHAALHFEQGAAIPNISGQDEAATLARSFASLMGHLKEQREREQQFLAYAAHELRTPLSAFRASLEAAQLKGQVSSEQLSRLHREALRLETLAQNLLALSRAESGEVRGQPLDLADLVSEAFDRFQPLALERGLELGLEAYPAPTYADVGLLEQALNNLVHNALRYTAKGSVTLKSGLEDGWAWLEVADTGPGFRKGAPEGLGLRVVRAVAQVLGGELSIKQHQGSQIRLRLPQHGKAI; encoded by the coding sequence ATGAGCTTGCGGCTGCGGCTGGCCCTCATCGCCTTCAGCCTCACCCTGCTGGGGTTGGGGTTGGGGCTGTTCTCGACCTATCAGGTGCTCGAGCACAGCAGCCTGGCCGAACTCGACCAGGAGCTACGCTTCCAGGCCGGGGTAGTGCTGCGGGCGGCGCTCGAGAGCCAGAACATCCCCGACGAGATCGCCGACGAGCTCACCCAGAGCAACCGCCCCAACTCGGCTCAGGTCTACCGCGGCAGCCAGAAGATCTGGGAGGGGGGTACCTTCTCCTCCGAGCTACCCTTCGACGCCCACATGCTGGGCAGGCAGGGCCCCAGCGAGCTGGGGGGATTGCGGGTGTACACGCTGAGCCGGGGAGATCTGAGCGTGCAGGTGAGCGCGCCTTTGGGGCTGCTGCGCGAGACCCTGGGGCGCTTCGTGGAGATCGCCGTACCCATCGCCCTGCTGCTGTCGCTGCTCTCGGCAGGGCTGGCCTACGTGGCCGCCGCACTGGCCGTGCGACCCCTCGAGCGCCTGGCCCACGCCGCGCTCCACTTCGAACAAGGGGCTGCCATCCCCAACATCTCCGGCCAGGACGAGGCTGCTACCCTGGCGAGATCCTTCGCCAGCCTGATGGGCCACCTCAAGGAGCAGCGCGAGCGGGAGCAGCAATTTTTAGCCTATGCCGCCCACGAGCTGCGCACGCCGCTTTCGGCCTTCCGGGCCAGCCTCGAGGCCGCGCAGCTCAAGGGGCAGGTGTCTTCAGAGCAGCTCAGCCGTCTGCACCGCGAGGCCTTGCGGCTGGAGACGCTGGCCCAAAACCTGCTGGCCCTCTCGCGGGCCGAGAGCGGGGAGGTGCGGGGGCAGCCGCTCGACTTAGCCGACCTGGTCTCCGAAGCCTTCGACCGCTTCCAGCCGCTGGCGCTGGAGCGGGGACTGGAACTTGGGCTCGAGGCCTACCCCGCCCCCACCTACGCCGACGTGGGTCTGCTCGAGCAAGCCCTCAACAACCTCGTACACAACGCCCTGCGTTACACCGCAAAGGGCAGCGTGACCCTCAAGAGTGGCCTGGAGGACGGCTGGGCCTGGCTCGAGGTCGCCGACACCGGCCCCGGCTTCCGCAAGGGCGCCCCCGAGGGGCTGGGCCTGCGGGTGGTGCGGGCGGTGGCCCAGGTGCTGGGCGGGGAGCTGAGCATAAAGCAACATCAGGGCAGCCAGATACGGCTGCGGCTGCCACAGCATGGGAAGGCGATTTGA
- a CDS encoding response regulator transcription factor translates to MRLLIVEDEPSLGQTLVESLAAQGFEPYLASSMTQAETVIWEQPFDLILLDVMLPEGQEAGFELAHALRESGFRQPILFLTARESVPDRVRGLEVGEDYLPKPFALAELVARLKALARRGELKPQSIQLGDLELVCERREVRYRGQPVRLTAKEYQVLELFALSPGRVFTREEILERVWGPGYESDSNLIDVYVKNLRRKLYDGVIQTVRGMGYRTEG, encoded by the coding sequence ATGCGCCTGCTGATCGTGGAGGACGAGCCCAGCCTGGGCCAGACCCTGGTGGAGAGCCTGGCGGCGCAGGGCTTCGAGCCCTATCTGGCCTCTTCGATGACCCAGGCCGAGACGGTCATCTGGGAGCAGCCCTTCGACCTGATCCTGCTCGACGTGATGCTGCCCGAGGGCCAGGAGGCGGGCTTCGAGCTGGCCCACGCCCTGCGTGAGTCGGGCTTTCGCCAACCCATCCTCTTCCTCACCGCCCGCGAGAGCGTGCCCGACCGGGTGCGGGGCCTCGAGGTGGGTGAGGACTACCTACCCAAGCCCTTCGCCTTGGCCGAGCTGGTCGCCCGGCTCAAGGCGCTGGCCCGGCGCGGGGAGCTCAAGCCGCAGAGCATCCAACTGGGCGACCTCGAGCTGGTGTGCGAGAGGCGCGAGGTGCGCTACCGGGGACAACCCGTGCGGCTGACCGCCAAGGAGTACCAGGTGCTCGAGCTCTTCGCCCTCTCCCCAGGACGGGTCTTCACCCGCGAGGAGATCCTGGAGCGCGTCTGGGGTCCGGGCTACGAGTCGGACTCCAACCTCATCGACGTGTACGTGAAAAACCTGCGGCGCAAGCTCTACGACGGGGTGATCCAGACCGTGCGCGGGATGGGTTACCGTACGGAGGGCTGA
- a CDS encoding sulfite oxidase: protein MQDGKHDLLARINRREFLKKTGQTAASLSAVPGLAGLAAAQQTPTADALVAGKDAGLIVRNANPVELETPVALLREHRYTPKNIMYIRNNLGVPPGMQLTTEPPRVEEWTVEVVGLVDKPLTLRLSELKGLPATELEMVLQCSGNGRGFFSRYARASGAQWERGAVANVRWKGVKLSAVLEGAGVKPEALFLTAEGADQPANPQAPDIERSIPLRDALASALLVYEMNGEPLPTVHGGPLRLIVPGYYGINNIKWVNRLRLEAAASTNNTMIPRYRVPLAPIPVGSAFTFTLDNSRPNWRQNVKALILSPTEGQSVSGIIEVRGVAWNDGSAPITGVEVSTNQGRSWQSASLEKPSSPYGWYPWRIRVVVARGDTELWARATDALGRSQPIDGAIVWNPNGYEWNAVDKVKIKVG from the coding sequence ATGCAGGACGGGAAGCATGACCTACTGGCCCGGATCAACCGCAGGGAATTCCTCAAGAAGACCGGACAGACCGCCGCCAGCTTGAGCGCGGTCCCCGGCCTGGCGGGTCTCGCCGCCGCTCAGCAGACCCCTACTGCCGACGCCCTGGTGGCGGGCAAGGACGCGGGTCTGATCGTGCGCAACGCCAACCCCGTCGAGCTCGAGACCCCCGTGGCCCTGCTGCGTGAGCACCGCTACACGCCCAAGAACATCATGTACATCCGCAACAACCTAGGGGTGCCCCCGGGCATGCAACTCACCACCGAGCCTCCCAGGGTCGAGGAGTGGACGGTGGAGGTGGTGGGCCTGGTGGACAAGCCCCTCACCCTACGCCTCTCCGAGCTCAAGGGACTGCCCGCTACCGAGCTCGAGATGGTGCTGCAGTGCTCGGGCAATGGCCGCGGCTTCTTCTCCAGGTACGCCCGCGCCAGTGGAGCCCAGTGGGAGCGGGGGGCGGTGGCCAACGTGCGCTGGAAGGGGGTGAAGCTCTCGGCGGTGCTGGAGGGCGCCGGGGTCAAGCCCGAGGCCCTCTTCCTCACCGCTGAGGGGGCCGACCAGCCCGCCAATCCCCAGGCCCCCGACATCGAGCGCAGCATTCCCCTGCGCGATGCATTGGCGAGCGCCCTGCTGGTCTATGAGATGAACGGCGAGCCGCTGCCCACCGTGCACGGGGGGCCGCTGCGGCTGATCGTGCCAGGCTACTACGGCATCAACAACATCAAGTGGGTCAACCGGTTGCGCCTCGAGGCCGCCGCCTCGACCAACAACACCATGATCCCGCGCTACCGGGTGCCCCTAGCCCCCATCCCCGTCGGCAGCGCCTTCACCTTCACCCTCGACAACAGCCGTCCCAACTGGCGGCAGAACGTCAAGGCTCTCATCCTCAGCCCCACCGAGGGTCAGAGCGTCAGCGGCATCATCGAGGTGCGGGGCGTGGCCTGGAACGACGGTTCGGCGCCGATCACGGGGGTCGAGGTCTCCACCAACCAGGGCCGCAGTTGGCAGTCGGCCAGCCTCGAGAAGCCCTCCTCGCCCTACGGCTGGTACCCCTGGCGCATCCGGGTGGTGGTGGCGAGGGGCGACACCGAGCTCTGGGCCCGCGCCACCGACGCCCTGGGACGCAGCCAGCCCATCGACGGGGCGATCGTGTGGAACCCCAACGGCTACGAGTGGAACGCGGTGGACAAGGTCAAGATCAAGGTAGGTTGA
- a CDS encoding c-type cytochrome, whose protein sequence is MGFSWVKWLAAAVALLLAWGVLAQGLPEGEGKALVEQRCSICHGLEVITGNRLSAAEWDAVVGSMIGNGAQLNDAERKVVVAYLAAHFGKEAAQAPADEGAKVYAMCQGCHQANGAGVPGAFPPLAKHVPAILAAPGGRDYLPLVVLGGLQGPIVVEGVAYNTPMPAFASLSDAQVAAVLNYVASSWGNAALLKDFKPYTAEEIRALRQPLTPQQVYAQRAKLGLK, encoded by the coding sequence GTGGGCTTTTCATGGGTAAAGTGGCTGGCGGCTGCGGTAGCCCTCCTTCTGGCTTGGGGGGTGCTGGCTCAGGGGCTGCCGGAGGGTGAGGGTAAGGCATTGGTGGAGCAGCGCTGCAGCATCTGCCACGGCCTGGAGGTCATCACCGGCAACCGCCTCAGCGCCGCCGAGTGGGATGCGGTGGTGGGGAGTATGATTGGCAACGGGGCCCAGCTCAACGACGCTGAGCGCAAGGTGGTCGTGGCGTACCTGGCGGCCCACTTTGGCAAAGAGGCCGCGCAGGCCCCTGCCGACGAGGGGGCTAAGGTGTACGCGATGTGTCAGGGATGCCACCAGGCCAACGGAGCCGGGGTCCCAGGGGCCTTCCCGCCCCTGGCAAAGCACGTCCCCGCCATCCTGGCGGCCCCGGGCGGGCGGGACTACCTACCGCTGGTGGTGCTGGGCGGCCTGCAGGGCCCGATCGTGGTGGAGGGTGTCGCTTACAACACCCCCATGCCCGCCTTCGCCTCTCTCAGCGACGCGCAGGTGGCGGCGGTGCTCAACTACGTGGCCTCGAGCTGGGGCAACGCTGCGCTGCTCAAGGACTTCAAGCCCTACACCGCCGAGGAGATCCGGGCCCTGCGCCAGCCCCTCACCCCGCAGCAGGTCTACGCCCAGCGGGCCAAGCTGGGGCTTAAGTAG
- a CDS encoding MOSC domain-containing protein: MGRVLSLHVGDRPGLPKTRTEELQLIAGYGVAGDRHAGGDPGRAVLVAGVGSYRHALGAGIELPYGALGENLLLDLDPHAWVGWRLEVGEALLELVAVCTVCAALTRLDPRLPRLLYQGRGVYARVLRGGVVRLADVAQILPPTAEEYDAQAIGEGSR; encoded by the coding sequence ATGGGACGGGTCCTGTCGCTGCACGTGGGCGACCGGCCAGGGCTGCCCAAGACCCGCACGGAGGAGTTGCAACTGATCGCCGGCTACGGTGTGGCAGGCGACCGGCACGCCGGCGGAGACCCGGGGCGGGCGGTACTGGTGGCGGGGGTCGGAAGCTACCGCCACGCCCTGGGGGCCGGGATCGAGTTGCCCTACGGCGCTTTGGGGGAGAACTTGCTGCTCGACCTCGACCCCCACGCCTGGGTGGGGTGGCGGCTCGAGGTGGGTGAGGCACTCCTGGAGCTGGTCGCGGTTTGTACGGTCTGCGCCGCACTGACCCGCCTAGACCCCCGCCTCCCCCGGCTGCTGTACCAGGGCCGGGGGGTGTACGCGCGGGTGCTGCGCGGGGGGGTCGTGCGCCTGGCCGATGTGGCGCAGATTTTGCCCCCCACCGCCGAGGAATACGACGCACAGGCTATCGGTGAGGGGTCGAGGTGA